In Magnolia sinica isolate HGM2019 chromosome 12, MsV1, whole genome shotgun sequence, a single genomic region encodes these proteins:
- the LOC131221430 gene encoding uncharacterized protein LOC131221430 encodes MLREAFSKFARVVTDRASGYLKGFGFVTCPTIKEMEQGIKGMDGQLGHGDYSIANIKVLRMVNTLVIDNEAKHTIEALQVELQKMKAKLQAVEDLKGQSGTNIGSCCIFGEWSLCYIVHLSSFSSYNEWHL; translated from the exons atgctAAGAGAAGCCTTCTCTAAATTTG CTAGGGTGGTAACTGACCGAGCATCTGGATATTTGAAGGGCTTTGGGTTTGTCACATGCCCTACGATTAAAGAGATGGAGCAGGGCATAAAGGGAATGGATGGTCAG CTGGGGCATGGTGATTATTCTATTGCAAATATAAAGGTTTTGCGAATGGTGAATACGTTGGTTATTGATAATGAGGCAAAACATACTATAGAGGCATTACAAGTTGAACTGCAAAAAATGAAGGCCAAGCTACAAGCTGTTGAAGATTTGAAAGGACAATCAGGTACTAACATAGGTTCTTGTTGCATTTTTGGGGAATGGAGCTTGTGTTATATAGTTCATTTGAGTAGTTTTTCCTCATATAATGAATGGCATTTATGA